The following proteins come from a genomic window of Acinonyx jubatus isolate Ajub_Pintada_27869175 chromosome C1, VMU_Ajub_asm_v1.0, whole genome shotgun sequence:
- the KCNA2 gene encoding potassium voltage-gated channel subfamily A member 2 — protein MTVATGEPADEAAALPGHPQDTYDPEADHECCERVVINISGLRFETQLKTLAQFPETLLGDPKKRMRYFDPLRNEYFFDRNRPSFDAILYYYQSGGRLRRPVNVPLDIFSEEIRFYELGEEAMEMFREDEGYIKEEERPLPENEFQRQVWLLFEYPESSGPARIIAIVSVMVILISIVSFCLETLPIFRDENEDMHGGGVTFHTYSNSTIGYQQSTSFTDPFFIVETLCIIWFSFEFLVRFFACPSKAGFFTNIMNIIDIVAIIPYFITLGTELAEKPEDAQQGQQAMSLAILRVIRLVRVFRIFKLSRHSKGLQILGQTLKASMRELGLLIFFLFIGVILFSSAVYFAEADERDSQFPSIPDAFWWAVVSMTTVGYGDMVPTTIGGKIVGSLCAIAGVLTIALPVPVIVSNFNYFYHRETEGEEQAQYLQVTSCPKIPSSPDLKKSRSASTISKSDYMEIQEGVNNSNEDFREENLKTANCTLANTNYVNITKMLTDV, from the coding sequence ATGACAGTGGCCACCGGAGAGCCAGCGGACGAGGCTGCTGCCCTCCCCGGGCACCCGCAGGACACCTATGACCCCGAGGCAGACCACGAGTGCTGTGAGAGGGTGGTGATCAACATCTCGGGGCTGCGGTTCGAGACCCAGCTGAAGACCTTAGCCCAGTTTCCAGAGACCCTCTTAGGGGACCCAAAGAAGCGGATGAGGTACTTTGACCCCCTCCGAAATGAGTACTTTTTCGATCGGAATCGCCCCAGCTTTGATGCCATCTTGTACTATTACCAGTCTGGGGGCCGGCTGAGGCGACCTGTGAACGTGCCCTTAGATATATTCTCTGAGGAGATTCGGTTTTATGAGCTGGGAGAAGAAGCCATGGAAATGTTTCGGGAAGATGAAGGCTATATCAAAGAGGAAGAGCGTCCTCTGCCTGAAAATGAGTTTCAGAGGCAGGTGTGGCTCCTCTTTGAATACCCAGAGAGCTCGGGGCCTGCCCGGATTATAGCTATCGTGTCTGTCATGGTGATCCTGATCTCAATCGTCAGCTTCTGCCTGGAAACACTGCCCATCTTCCGGGATGAGAATGAGGACATGCATGGCGGCGGGGTGACCTTCCACACCTATTCCAACAGCACCATCGGGTACCAGCAGTCGACCTCCTTCACTGACCCTTTCTTCATCGTAGAGACCCTCTGCATCATCTGGTTCTCCTTTGAATTCTTGGTGAGGTTCTTTGCCTGTCCCAGCAAGGCCGGCTTCTTCACCAACATCATGAACATCATCGACATTGTGGCCATCATCCCCTACTTCATCACCCTGGGGACAGAGCTGGCCGAGAAGCCGGAGGATGCCCAGCAGGGCCAGCAGGCCATGTCGCTGGCCATCCTCCGTGTCATCCGGTTGGTaagagtctttaggattttcaaGTTGTCTCGACACTCCAAAGGTCTCCAGATTCTAGGTCAGACCCTCAAAGCCAGCATGAGAGAATTGGGCCTCCTGATATTCTTCCTCTTCATCGGGGTCATCCTTTTCTCTAGTGCTGTCTATTTCGCAGAGGCCGATGAGCGAGACTCCCAGTTCCCCAGCATCCCGGATGCCTTCTGGTGGGCAGTCGTCTCCATGACAACCGTAGGCTATGGAGACATGGTTCCAACTACCATCGGGGGAAAGATCGTGGGCTCCCTATGCGCGATTGCAGGTGTGTTAACCATTGCCTTACCGGTCCCCGTCATCGTGTCCAACTTCAACTACTTCTACCAccgggagacagagggagaggagcaggccCAGTACCTGCAAGTGACGAGCTGTCCAAAGATCCCATCCTCCCCTGACCTAAAGAAAAGTAGAAGTGCCTCTACCATTAGTAAGTCTGATTACATGGAGATCCAGGAGGGGGTAAACAACAGTAACGAGGACTTTAGAGAGGAAAACTTGAAAACGGCCAACTGCACTTTGGCTAATACAAACTATGTGAATATTACCAAAATGTTAACTGATGTCTGA